The genomic segment tgtttttatttgcaagATGCCTACACTTCCATTAACTATAATTGCTCGacaatttttttccagaaataGGGATACTGTGTTTAAAGCAATAGTGTTCTACAagtgtgaaataaaaataatgctctCCGTTTTATTCTAATTTCTTTAAAGATGAAAGCCAAACGTTAATGCCCCAAACATCGCAAATTCAAGAACTGAATCTAGACGATCATGGTAAGTAGAGGAATTGTTTGTCCGATCTAAGTATAAAAAATGAGAGCATAGAGCTGGCCATGTTTatctttaagggaaggtacacgtttggtgattactcaaaacaaatattaacttaaaaaatgacttggtaacggacattggagagctgctgatggtagtataaaacattgtcagaaacggctccctctgaagtagcatagatttttagaaagaggtaaattctcactaaaacaataaaagacttctagctagaagtcttttattcctatctgagaaCACACAaaatcgtccaacaagggtttttttttcattcatcattttctcgcaacttcgatgaccaattgagcctaaatttccacaggcctgttattttatgatgggatacaccaagtgagaacactattttttgacaataaccaaacgtgtacagtgtctttaaagcaagacTTATTTCCGAAACAGCAAAACATTTGCAGTTGTGGCCCGAATTATGTTATTGAAACTGATAGTGAATTGTTTCGCACGACATTGAAATAACAATTGTGTTcacaaaacttacatggtatatGAGGATGGACTTTGTGGAAAACTTCACCAAACTTGCAATTTGTCTGAAAAAAATTAGTACTAAATCTCGATGATATCGCAAAACTAAAACGTACTTACTGGGGTCTGTCACAATTTGTGTACATCTTTTcactgttgatttttttttggaagagtgccttcattccaatcctctagttttcaagaaacattgtCATAACAAGGGATGGTTACATCCTTGGTTAGAGTAAAATCAATTCATATCCTCTGGCTTTTTATCAAGAAACATACCATTGGGACGGTATATCATTTATACTGGAAGAGTACATTTCTGTTCCAATCCACTAGTTTCAAGAAACATTGTCATAACAATGAATTATTACACCATTGGTTTTTGGATGAGTACACTTAATTCCAATTCTCTTCTTTttcaataaacatttttatCTCATTTTCATTCTCTCTCAATGACAGAACATGTTGAGATCCACCCATCAGGTTCTAGTAGTTTCTTCCTCCGTCGAATGCTAACCCAAGcccaaaatattgttgttaacATTCACAATCATGTCATTAATAAAACACCCACAAAGCGGAATCGAAGAAAACCAAAGCAGAAGAAAGACGGAAAGGGGGGCGCATCCTATCAAACAATTTCCGTGGAAGCTGGTGAGTAAATACTTTGTAAAttataattaaaacattttgttttttttacggACGGCTCCTAAAGTGGAAGATACTATAAATAAAtggtaaacttgcaggtacaaccctGTGTCAATCTCTTTAGTTTGAGTGTTGGctgagccggtttggtctcaaataatgttttcattttaaactcGTGTGAcccttaagcctggttcatacttcctgcgaatgcgaatgcgaagcgaatttgacgtgaaattgacgtcacaccctcctttcgcagcgattatcgCAAGGGGGTAGAGCAGAAGGCAAcggctgcgaattgttcgttgcgaatttgtgacgtcaagatttgcttcacattcgcaggaagtatgaaccgggcttaaggccaTGTCTTAGCGAAGCATCGACTGTTTTATCACTTTAATAGTTCTTCTTTACTGTTCACCAATTCTGATCTTCAAACAAAGATAAACATTACTCAAGGAGTGCATTTTGGCGACCCCAGTCAGAGacattggtcatcggttgagcgttttcgcgagttgcgtgttcggttgagcgcggtgacgatgctgttcagaccaaccgctAACCGACTTGTGGACTCTGTTTGGGCTTTGGTtagggtcgccaaaacgcactcaacGTTGCCATCTTCCGTGACcgtgaaaataatttttcttttaacaatTTCAGTTCCAGAGTCATCTCCATCTGATCAACATAACTTGGAAGTTGAGATGCACGAGAACTCACTTACAAGTCCACGGCAATTAAACATGGCGGATTCAACACTTCAAGAAGGGTACGAAGCTGATGAGACAAATCTTCAAGACGTTTCTGTTATTCAGGAGACTCCGGATACTCGTGATGACCCTCAAGAGCATTCCGATCAACAGACGTCCCCCAAAGAGGTTACTTGTGAACCTCTGCAGAAAGTAGAACCCCGTCACAACATAAATGAAGCTAATTCTGAGCCTCATCTGACCGAAGATAAGGCGAACCTTCAAAGAGAGGATCCTTCAGAGATATCAGTTACTGAGGATGAAGCTGCTTGCCCAACAGGTATTGTAGTTATAAGTGTGGATTATAATTATTAAGAGCTCGCGAGCAAAGgaccggtatgtctgctgccctctagtgacaGTTGTAGTCAAATGTCTCCCACTGAACCCAAAAAACTGTAGATATCCttaggccctttttgaaaccacgggtTTGGCGTTGGATTTGGCTTcggatttggcttcaggctccgtcctctcgtctgaagccctgtacgcaaagcacgctcaatattgtcaaaacaactgcggggccaagctagcttGAGTCGTAGTCGTAGCCATAACTGCGTGTATTCGCCAAATTGGGACATTTGGCCTCATTTTTGAgtcttgaagtgtgacgtcagatattcAGGCTAATTATGATGCTTTAATATTATTGAATTTATAAATTCACAAAAATCCAAATTTTTTCCAGATGCATTTAATGGAGCATCATCTGAAATACAGACAAGCACAGCCTCGGATAACACATCTTCACAGAAACAAAATGACGTAATACAAGACGAGAACCAACAGAGCAAAGCACCTGAGCAATCACCAGCTGCCTATGGAAAGATCCCTCCGAAACGTAAAAAAACTCATGGAAAGACGCCTTATCAAAAGTCAAAGAATGTTCAAAGTGAGATCAAAGATTCTTTGAAACCAAAAGGAGTGGTCAATCAAGCTGCGGGAAATTCTAAGCATGCAACGGGAAGAGATACTGGCAACGTAACTGATGAAGAAACAGAGCTTCGATTAACTCCAGGTAAGCATGCACATTGACAAAATAATTCCCCTTGCATGTAACGGGTGATAAGATTAAAAAgttaatttcatgaagcctgtaaaaCCCAgactgtggtttttttttccttcagagTTTGCTACTAGTTTGCCCAATTCCATAGatctgctaagcaccaaaatttgctagcgttaaatttcttccttgataaaaacaggatcataccaatcaaatttccacgtgattttcagaataagcaaacaacagctgaataccagtaacaagcaatatgcaacaaatagaaatttggttggtaatagaTAGATAGAATGGTATATTACAAACAATTCCTcacagcacaaaggctgaattacaaaaaaattacattaatttaaaaattgaaataaaatcggaggcaaattggtaaaaaaaaaatatgtggaaTAGTTAGCCATTACCTTAAATCAACACATTGCATATTGCACATTGAAACTGAATTAATTTAACtcaatttcccttttttttttacaaggaagaaatttcatgccaagcaaatttgtgtgctcagcagcggctctatgaaattggaccctcgGCAGGACTGCATTAAAGTGTCAAAAAAAATTGCACACGTTTCTGCCTGATTAATAAAGaactccccccaaaaaatattgctttctGGAAAAACAGTTTCACAGAAATTaataattcaatatttttaaCTGCTGTAAGTCTAGCTTTCATTCGcttgtattaaaggaacattatggAAAcaagtttttgctaacaaaacaggtgctggcagtgtaagcactttatgtaatccaccatactgacaaacctgtagaagtttgagatagTTCGGCCAtatgggtcacaagaaaatagtgaaaacccgaAATGTagatctgtgatcttagacaagttttgaTTTCTTACCAGTTctataacattcctttaaaaacTCTGGAGAATTTTTGTATTGATATGTGTATTGTGACTGGTTTTTATCTCCAGATTCCGGTTATTCGGGCAGTGCACATTGTGGTCCTGATGGTAATGATGATGCTGTTGCTCCTGAAGAAAGCTCCGAAGAACAATCTGCTAAGCCACAAGTCACCCAACCCGCTCTTAATAACGACTTCAATACTGAGTCAAGTCCTACAGATCCACTCCTCGATCCAACTGTCAATCCAAACTCCGAAGATGTTCAACATCCACATAAAAAAGATCCAACTCAACAACCTGAATCAATCATGAAACAGCCGTCACCTCATCCCAATCCTTTTCCAAACGTTACCCCTCAAGAACCCTCTAGTGACAACCCGTCTCAGAAAGAACAAGACGCTCCTCCTCTTTCATTACCTTACAACGCCCAGATTCAAAGTGACCCATATTACCCTTCCCCGGGTTCGAACACGATAAATCGCTGGCTTGATGACACACCCAAAGCTGGCATCCCTGAACCATCGCTCCAAACAAGCCCTCAAGCTCCTCTTGCAGACCAAGATGATGCACCAAAAACTGGCATCCCTGGATCAACGCTTCCAAGTCCCCAAGCTGACCAAGACGGTCATGTTCGCGCCCAAAGACCGGTAGTCTCTCCCCAATCTGACTACTGTGAACCATCTCCTGGTGTTGGTCCAGAATCAAATGGAAGCAGATACCCAGATCGCTTTTCAAGCGACGATGAATCCATGGTTTCCGAAAGCGGTAATGAGGTAGCGGATGACACGCCGCATAATGGCGTCAGTGATGACGTAGGTTACGATCAGCAGCACGAAACGCCCTCAGTGGAGATGGATGAAGGAACTGCTGATGACATTTCACAGGGTTGgtatcaattcaatttaataacATTATCTGGAATAATCGTATCTAATGGAAGTGAGGCACTATAGGGATTTGAAAAGTGCTTAAATGTCACCTACTTAAATGTGTGTCACATTCAACTTTGTTTTATACTAGACTGAGTGTGTGAAttgaatgtttaaaggcagtggacactattggtaactgtcaaagaccagtcttctcacttggtgtgtctcaacatatgcatgaaataacaaacatgtgaaaatttgagctcaattggtcgtcgaagttgcgagataagaatgaaagaaaaaacacccttgtccaacgaagttgtgtgctttcagattcttgacttcgagacctcaaaatctaattctgaggtctcgaaatcaaattcgtggaaaataacttctttctcgaaaactacgttacttcagagggagctgtttctcacaatgttttatactatcaacagctccccattactcgaataccaagtaagttcttatactaataattattttgagaaattaccaataatgtccactgcatgcctttaacaatgtaaattttttcTTTCGCACGACCTTTTCATTTTTACTGACGATTTAATTTGATGAGCTAGGTTCGATATCTCATTTTTCCGTATTCGTTGGTCCCATatacttaattttgttttcgtaAAATACAGCTTCTCCTCCAGATATAGAAATGAAAGAAGACGAAATTGTTGAACGTCCAAAACGTGACCCCAAGGAGCGACAGTCAAAGACCAAGGATTTGCTGAGGAAACAAAACCCTCTTAAAATTGGCAAGtcgtttgaaatgttttgtacaGCTGCTGTTATATCTTTTAGTTTGGTAGCAGTtcgtatagacctttatcacggtgtgggcatcttgattttactccattccaactcattgtaaccaaactgaggctggacaaaataatagtctggtgccatgtttgcgcaatgaatgttagcattcattactgttattggaaacagggaacatgaccaagatggtgacagcgtgataaaggtctagtAGATAAGTTCTTAAATCAGCCATAAGCCATAGCCGAGCAGACAGACTAAAGCTGGACCAGCAGGGGAAAAAGATAAACTTAAATCAGCCATAAGCCATAGCCGAGCAGACAGACTAAAGCTGGACCAGCAGGGGAAAAAGATAAACTCATTTGTTTGCCTAAAGTTGAAATAAGCGGGGCACAGTGAACAATACATGTTATTTTGACTGGTAGCCTTTCGTGTTGACAAGTTAGTTTGTGCGCTTCAGGTTTATAAAGTTTGACACAAGTCATGTCATTATCACTTTTTGCTCAGCTATCTTTTGGATAACATTTGCCGCACAAACTAACAGATTGAAGTGTTTAACATTCAATGCAATGGTTGGATGCATTAGTTTCGCGCTCCATACCCATGTGTGGCGTATATAAAAGCAGCATTGAGGatcatgttttgtgtgtgttttttcttttatcacaaaatattttactgaAGTGGTATCTTTCTTCCTCTTATTTCTTTTTCCAGATAACTTTGTAGCCCAAAGACTGAAAAATTCTACCGGTTATTGATCATGGTGTTTGACAAGGGcggtttttgttaaaataaaacaacggATGAGCTCTGAGTTCTTTACCAAACAGTTCGCGGTACCTCATGGGAAGCAGTCAGCTAAAGGTTACACTTCGTGAAAGATGCGAGTCAGAGACCAGACTTGTCGTGTACGACGTCACAACGGGACTTGAAGTATATAAACTTCACTCGTTATAGATATCCTCTTGTCATTGCTTGTATTTTACAAACTACTTATTTTTTAAGtatatgtttttaaagttaaaactcTTTAGAAGTTTGATCCTTACATTgtgcactttttaaaattttgtacgATGTGAAGCGCCTTACTGTTTACAGTATGCTGTTCACAATAATAATGGTTCTTCATGGAATTCTTACTCTCTCAATGTAAAGGAGTGAACAACCACTTGTTTGTCCGCCATAACCCTCTTGCAATGGGccatatggcggacaactctttttggagtgaaagacgggtactttcaactcgatttagagtaaAGTTCGTTCTTACACAcccaaaaagagtgacacagactgactttcactctcaaaagagcaaAACTGACACAACAAGAGAGTGAATGTCTTTCTTTTCCATTAAGAGATTAAATGGACAAAGACAAGAGCTACGTATGGGCAAAGTGGTCAGCGTCATCGATGGAGGGGTTTGGCTTACAGTCTACAATGATGATCGAATAATGGTGGTTCTTCATGGAATTGTGAATTCCTAAATGGGCAAAGTAAGTGCAAGAGATCCAGTGTAGGTATTCCTTGAAGACCACTTTtgtcagtgtacatgtacagtagtaggggtagaaaattcattgtgttattattcaagttagttaattccaggttctagttaattgccctttcctgtttacattgtcccttcagctgttttattgcacccctgtacatgtaggttgttatttcttagaagtcttttgttacatgttggtaaacagtttcttaatcCTTTGGTAGTGTATTCACCCATACAGTGCactgtatataattataatcagATAGCAGCCTGGCAGCGCAGGGATGTGTTCTAGCTCTCTTCTTCAAGTTTTGATTTCttcaccatgtaattttgcctgtttcaagtattttctgctattcTGGACTCGGTATCCTaacgccattttgattttaatttgtaacttttctttggcactggtttttagttttaatctggtttaactgtgtttgtattttagttttggtttagtTGAGTTTTTTAATAGTTCTTGGTTTAGGTTTCCTTTGTTTAAGTTGAGGTTTCAAACAGAGTAATTTTAAAGTGCGAGGTCCAAGTCCATTCGTTTTGGTCTagaggtttttattgtttaatactgtttttgttgattgatttatagtaaataaagctattttttattattttgttgagaaacctacattttgagtcactgttcctatttttttgcatctccTCGCATCTTAGCCCTATCCGATCTTGGTTTATGTCATTTGTTCAAGTGAGTGCCCCCAGagttagcatttttatttacatgtacgtgtagttttattcatttattttccaaGTGTACCCTTTTTCCGGGTTACATCAGCAAATAGGTTTGAGAAATAGGGTTGTTAATTGAAATAGCAATCTGCTGTTAATTGACTGTatttatctacatgtacatgtataccacaaCTGGttaatttgacaattacatgtatatccgtgaaattgttttgctcatttctctaaacgatcaatgtacatgtacgtatacatAACTACCATAACTGGCTAATGcgttttaaatgctaaaataattttcgtataATTTGTtagcacctcggcaagtaatacatgtacaatgtacagtttATTTGGAAGCTTTCTATTCAttaatatcttcaaactgtgtaagtttaatgtaaatctttggacattgtgttttgtgtcttacaaaagTACCCAGATCTTTTAAAGTTGTGGGCGCTTAAGAATTAGGGTAAAGAATAAAAAATGCAGGAACTGAAGACATTAAAGACTTCTatgatttttatatttttctttagACTTTACATGTATTTTCTAAAAGCCCCAAAAAGTTAATAGCcggacgtttcgaccctagcagagtctttctttaaggctaaatatttaagaaaaggTAAATTTAGTCTTTGTAAGATAAACAGCATCTAAAATTTACAAACGTATAATAAAAAGACGTTTGTTTCCAATGCCCTGACAAAATTGGACAGTGCAAGGCATTCTAAAATGCATAAATGGCTCGAAAAAGGTAATAAACAATAGTTATCATTATTAAGAACTACATATTCCCTAATGCGCCTTACAAAATAGGATAAgtgtaaaatattaaattataaaaaataaaaaaaatacaaaaattgacaAGAACAGCAACGACAAAGCAAAACATACAAACATCAGGTggaaatggtaaaaaaaaataaaaaaataatggctGTTCCAAAAATGTCACATACAGTTCTTTTTGTTATGCCCCTTGAAAACTCATCACCAAAAGGTAAAGCAATAGTAATGTGCACGCACACTTCTTGGTAGACATCTTAATGTCAATGATAGACATCTTAATTTGCAGTGTTACAGCCCGAgcttggaaaactatggaaagccataaattaAAATCCCCCAAATACTGTAGATCGCTACTATTACAAAAAATGTTCAAggtattttatttgattgaaagtttgcagaaaatgttgaactttgttaaaacatctgttaacaAGATTGAGTGTTTTACGAACATTCGGCCGGCCATGCCAAccaagggtgtttgtttgggtgcgttcgtttagcttccctgggtcgaccccggtgtgtgacgggtttttttccccaagacGAACGTGTGTAGATAgtaacccacgttcgtcctgggaagaaaaaaaaccgccacacaccggggtcgacccagggaagctaaacgaatgcacccactATTAACGTCATTACGCAAGGGGTCATTATGTGACCCGCTCAAACGAAATACATGCATACGTTACTAACAGATTTTATTTGGCATCGCTATTCTTATTGTCAACCTCTTCGACGGGAAGTTCTTGCTCCTTGGGCTGAAGTTGAAATACTTGGACCGGTAAAACACCGCTAATGCTGCTTTCTTTCCTAATATCACGCTCAcctgaaataaacaaatgataaaaaaatgaaattgaaacaaagtggcgatatttgttatttatttatttatttatttatttattattattatttgttttaatctggCACCACTAAAAAATCTTCAGCCAAGCTAGATATAATATTTTGAAACACAGCTCCCAAATAGCATGTAAATCAGAAGTTTTGTTCTTCAAAGTTCAAATAATTTCtactaaataaaactaaaatctgCAAGAATTCTGTAAACATGAGATAGAGCTGAGGGAAGATCAACCTCGTCCTCAAATGAAAACATGAACTTACTTGAAGCTGGCGAGCCTTTGCTAGAGCTTGCTGTTGGTGATTCGTTTAGGTTCCCATTGTTATCCGCTCCACGAACTTTGACCTCAATGAGATCAGCCTCCGATGACCAGCCGTGACCGTAGCTTGAAAGTGGATATGCAGACTCGCCATGTTTGGCAATATCGAGACCTTTcgagaaaagaaaaacagacgaCTTGGTAAGAGTCTAATTGCAGGTGCATTGTTGTCTTCGACAACCATTTTCTAAAAGCTCACACCTCCACAAAATCGGAGACTTTTTActgacactaggtggcagcagacttacaaggtgAGTCCATCATTTTCGGTTTCGTGCGCTTGCCCTGAAATTGAAAGCTACATGATAAGTCTgttgccacctagcgttccaaagtctcgaATTATTGTCCTCACCTTTGGCCTCTATTTCCGGCGACACTCGCAAAATGCCAAAGATCCTCATAGTTCCAAACAAAATGGTTGTCAGTACTCCAGTCCACGCCATGATGACCAGAGCACCCAAAGCATTCCAACCCAAAGCCTGCAAACATCAATCagtgaaaaaaaggaaacattataTTCCAccaatcttttttgttttattttaaactttacCAAAAGGTGTTTTTCAAATCAAGTTGAACTTACAACAAATGCGTCTTGACTCCATGTAAAAACGACACCTTCTCCGAATCGAAAAATTGGTACGGAAAACACCCCCCATAAGCCTCCTCCAAGATGAACTGCAgatcaaaacacaaacaaagaaaaatataacCGGAACAATTTGTTGAGAATTTAGAAAAGTTGTTACTTAAATCTTCGGACACTAAAACAATCTTGACCAGGAGTAGTCTAGggaaaaaccaaatgtataaaAAGGGAAGTTCCAATCAATCAAACctaaaaattattaattaagtACAGGTGTAACGTCCCGGTGAGTTATATTCCTTGATACCCTAGACTGGATCATTCAACAATATTATTTCCTGAATGTCTGTTCCTCCTTTCACGAGAACaagttttcttcaaaaaagcaAAGTAACACAAAGTTAAAACAATGTCAGTGGAGTAACAAATACGTGTTAATGTTTGAGACGCTGTATAAAGCATGACCTTTCAACTTCTGTGACCTTTGGTTCGTCCTTACCTGCTACAGCGTCCAAAGGGTCATCGATCTTTAGCTTGCACACGGCATAGCTCCAGACGACATAGACAACGCCTGACACTACGCCAACGATGGCGGCGCCCCACGGTGCTAGTGCGTTACAGCCAGCACATATCGCCACCTATTTTCGAATTAACAATAGACAAAAAGGtaaaaagacaaacaataaaaacacatgAAAGCATATgccacaaggtttttttcttcttttggtattctcttgaaacttcgatAACGAATAATTGAGCCAacatgttcacatgtttgttattgtagTCATGTTCGGATATACCAAGTGGTCTttgatactggtctttgacaattaccagacgcgtccagtgactttaagggAGTCGTCAGTCTGTTGCAAAACATAACCCACTTAAGATTTCCTGAGATTTCCATAACACCATAAAGTCACCACATAACAAGCACGACATGAAGACTCTCTTACCATTCCAGTCAGTCCACCATTGAGTGTAATTAACAAACTCCACTGTCCATTGAAACCAAGTTTTTTAATGAGCATGGCTACCAGAGCACCATGCCCACCGCTAATGATGGTGTTGACAATAGAGATTGCCACAACCTCACCGTCTCCAGGCTGGGAGATACTCGCCTGGGAGCCGCCATTGAAAGCAAAGAAGCCAAAGAAGAGAATAAAGCCACCCAGAGCTGCGAGCTGTATAAAAaagatgcaaaaacaaaaaggggaaaagtgactaaagcccagttcatattGCCTGCAAATACAATAGACCTCAtggcaaataccaatgcgcaagcgcagacagttgaatgaggtgcattgtgggatagatatggatcaaatttggataccagctagaccacaatgcatcaAATTCAATTGTAATGTCAACATTATCCCagtcgcaggaagtatgaaccgggcttcagtaATGTTTGAAGGTTTGCATGTATTACAAGCCAAACTATCGTTCTTCGGATgagacataaagccgttggtacCGTGTGTTGTGAAAAAGCATGCAATATAATCAGGTACACTTataaacaatttgctaagcatggacAAAGGACAGTTTGTTTGCCAGCCAAACGTCATCGTAAGTTGTTGCTACTGAAATTATGTGTACCTACAGCCGAGCTGCCATAAttacaaatgaaaaataatgaaTCAAATATATGGACAGTTCTTACCGGGACGGTGTGGCCATATATAGTCACTGCTTGTCCGTCCTTGTCGAACCGACCATGACGCGGACCAACCATAGCTGCGCCGACCAGAGCAGCCATTCCCCCCACCATGTGAACCACTCCACTCCCGGCAAAGTCCTagaagaaaaatataaaaagagcttcatagtttattttatttgcacAAATTAAAAGAAATCCACCATCATACCAATACAAAAAACATCTATTACTGACCATGATAATTATCTACTTTTTAAGATAAAACTGTCAGTGACAAATCGTGAAAGAGCGCGATTTTATTAATTCACACGTTAAAACTCTTGTCTATTTAAACTAAATTAGGAGTTCGATTTTGTATGCACAACAACTCGAATGAAAACCATACTACCATAATAAAGGGCCAAAAAGTTAAATTTGGACTTGAAGACATCTCTTACTGAGCATGATAACTacctttttgaaaaagatgGAGCCAAATACCGCGTTAAAGAgcgtgatttgttttcttcacactGTGAAACTTTATGATTATGAAACTTTATGATTATGGTACAATTCACCAGTGTAAACCaatcgctcggccccagcgccTTGCCTTATCAAAAGGCGCTGGGATGTGCAAACATATAAAACACGTTCATTGGTTAAGAAAGAaaatgatcagggcccaatttcatggctctgcttaccgtaagcactgAATCGGCACtgacggaagcagggaattctgtgcttacggcaagcgtatttcacgggttagcggcgaatttgggcttctgcgcgtgcgttctccactttactaggcattctacgcttacaaggctcgcgcagaaattcggcccttgcacgtaagcggggaatcgtgatcgtaagcgcaaaattcggcggtaagcagagccatgaaattgggcccagttccgtcatgcatcacactcactcttcacgcatgacgtacttcctgaacaagaatccgTGCTGAAACTGATTACCAAGCGGGCCTGGattggccgctggggccgagcgaaggTAAACCAGGGTACCCCAAATATTGCaattgagaaacattttttcgaaatcatgtttttatttgtaaactTACCTGATACGTTATTCCTTCTTGGCCAGGCCCAGCACCAAGCCACCCCTCCGCTGACCACGCC from the Asterias rubens chromosome 22, eAstRub1.3, whole genome shotgun sequence genome contains:
- the LOC117305285 gene encoding uncharacterized protein LOC117305285 isoform X3; the encoded protein is MKVVLFCLITLPLTMVVVCCAPKTVDVTNDRKKRNGDHTPLYKDALFTSPKTAYFQKNQTHYLRCTTWRFGERLSSVFWYRGETLVIRLSDQLENIRAERYQLMDDQSGLIIYNVTDDDGGLYDCRVVPTATKRERQGLVNVEILDSTFPADAVSMDSINMALLSQNVDRQNGGRIKCPHSTIDASATYWSLDKGEGVDTDIIGAEYSNEDTLVLDKYKGDYQIVNGGDLQILSLQRPHRRFWCHRFLNGMAVGLVNVTGVVLTNQERPIITGCEPPPGDGCQVNPDKDLQLKCSVLNVYPKVTLYWNDVSKCDTNFKEESLESFDDDAKTFNQTQLLTVKAGSFSDDCLPKFVCNAIGAAIPVQPFSAEVTLQVVSGATWIIFILLFLGLSLIIMLILVIRRRTFLRKIVRSPNVEANTMESDDSKYQSPTSTEKTEIEVEIEPEDKGCYFVTLQDERQTIKDKASQSEELKLVENDESQTLMPQTSQIQELNLDDHVTEHVEIHPSGSSSFFLRRMLTQAQNIVVNIHNHVINKTPTKRNRRKPKQKKDGKGGASYQTISVEAVPESSPSDQHNLEVEMHENSLTSPRQLNMADSTLQEGYEADETNLQDVSVIQETPDTRDDPQEHSDQQTSPKEVTCEPLQKVEPRHNINEANSEPHLTEDKANLQREDPSEISVTEDEAACPTDAFNGASSEIQTSTASDNTSSQKQNDVIQDENQQSKAPEQSPAAYGKIPPKRKKTHGKTPYQKSKNVQSEIKDSLKPKGVVNQAAGNSKHATGRDTGNVTDEETELRLTPDSGYSGSAHCGPDGNDDAVAPEESSEEQSAKPQVTQPALNNDFNTESSPTDPLLDPTVNPNSEDVQHPHKKDPTQQPESIMKQPSPHPNPFPNVTPQEPSSDNPSQKEQDAPPLSLPYNAQIQSDPYYPSPGSNTINRWLDDTPKAGIPEPSLQTSPQAPLADQDDAPKTGIPGSTLPSPQADQDGHVRAQRPVVSPQSDYCEPSPGVGPESNGSRYPDRFSSDDESMVSESGNEVADDTPHNGVSDDVGYDQQHETPSVEMDEGTADDISQASPPDIEMKEDEIVERPKRDPKERQSKTKDLLRKQNPLKIDNFVAQRLKNSTGY